The Arcobacter sp. F155 genome contains the following window.
ATGGAGTAGTTTTTGCTGTAGTTATAGGATTAATTGCTTGGGTTTGGTTTGATAAAGCTATGCTTGGTGTTGTTATTGCAATGGCAATGGTTATAAACTTATTTAGTGCAGGTTTCTTTGGAGCCTCAATTCCACTATTTCTTAAAAAACTTGATGTAGACCCAGCAATTGGAAGTACAGTACTACTTACAACTGTAACAGATATTGTAGGTTTCTTCTCATTTTTAATGCTCGCAAAAGTAATTCTTCTGTAGCTTTATTTTTATTAAAAAATAGCTTTAAAGATACTCATTAAATCTTTTAATTTGTAATATTATTGTAATATATGAAATTAAAGGTCAAAAATGAGTAACGCATTAAAGATATGCTTAGTATATTTTACTTTTAGTTTTTTATGGATTTATTTTTCTGATAATTTACTACTCTATCTAAATCTAAGCAATGAAACATTAACTTTTATACAGACTATAAAAGGTCTTGCATTTATAGTAATAACTACCCTACTTCTTTATATATTAATTAAATCTACTTTTTTAAAGATTGAAAAAATAGTAGATGAAAAAGAAAAAATCATTAATACTATTGCTTCTCCTATTATAATATTCAATGAAGATGGCGAAATAATAAAACTCAATAAAGCAGTTTGTGAAATAACAGGATATAGTTTTAAAGAGATTGACCATATAAAAAAATGGACAAAGATAGACCAAGACAATAAAAATAGTATTGTAAGTACTTTATCCTCTCTTTATAATATTAATGAAACCGTAGATAATGGTGAGTTTAATATAAAAACAAAAGATGGCAAAAATCTAATTTGGCACTTTAAAAGTGCTCCTTATGGAATAAGAGAGAATAAGCGTGTTATTATCTCAAATGCCTTAGATGTAACTCAAGTAAGAAGCAAAGAAAAACTATTAATGCAACAATCAAAAATGGCTGCAATGGGAGAGGTCTTAGAAAATATTGCTCACCAATGGAGACAACCTTTATCTACAATTTCAAGTGCTTCAACAGGTATTAAACTACAACATGAGCTTGGTGTATTAAAAGATGAAATGTTTTTTGAATCCCTAGATATTATCAATAACTCTTCTCAATTTTTATCAAAAACAATTGATGACTTTAGAAGTTTCTTTAAGCCTGACCAAGAGAAACAATATTTTAATTTTGATGATGTATTTGAAAAAGTGAAAATGATTATAAATAATAAGTTCAAAAATGAAGAGATTGAACTTATTAAAACCAGTGATGAAACAGAAGTTCTAAACTATAGTAATGCTCTTATCCAAGTTCTTATAAATATTTTTAATAACTCAAAAGATGCATTTATTGAGAACAATATAGATAAAAGAGTTATATTTATTGATGCTTATAAAGAAAAAGATAATCTAATAATCAAAATAAAAGATAATGCAGGTGGAATTTCAAAAGATATTATAGATAAAGTATTTGAACCATACTTTACAACAAAACATAAAACACATGGAACAGGGATTGGTTTATATATGTGTGAAGAGATTGTTACAAAACATATGCAAGGAAAAATTGAAGTACAAAATGAAGAGTTTACTTTTGAAGGTACTAAGTATAAAGGAACTCTATTTACAATAGAATTAGCTCTTTTATGATTTCTAATAAAGTAAGCTAAAAAGCCTACTTTATTTATGTAAAGATTGAGCCACTATTGAAAGAAACTCATCTTTTGTTTTTTATATATAAACAACTTACTACAATTACCTATAAATAGACCATTATATAAACTTTTATTAGATATAATTAAATATAAATATATATCAATAAATATAGATATAACCACTTTTTTAAGATATAAATATTAAAAGTGGTTCAAGGAAGAATATTATGCCTAATAGATACAAAATAGTCCTTAGTAATGGTTCTGCATCAAACTTTTATCTACTATCAGATACAGAACCAAGGGTTGATAAAGATGGTAATACTAAAGCACCAAATAGTGACTTTAAAATTCAAATTGAAGTAGCCACACAATATAACAATAAAAGAGTTAGAGGGAAAAAAAGTTATACAATGCCAAGAGGGACAACAATGGTTAAAGCCATTCAATCTCTTCAAGGGAAAAAAGCTGAAATAATTAATAAACTTAAAACTAATGGTAGTCTCAAAAATAAAAATATTCCAGTAATTGTCAAGGGTATTAATAGTAGAAAATTTAAAGATTGTTGGAAAACTTATTATCAATCACGATTAAGTGCTGAAAAGATTAGAGAATCTACTTTTAAAGCTTATGAAATTATGTTCAATAAATATTTAAAACCTCTTCATAATAAGAATGTAGATGATATTACCATTCAAGATGTTCAAGCTATAGTGAATAAGGCAAAACAAAAAGGATTAAGTGCATCAAAAATATCACATATTAAGCCAACAATTAAACCAACATTAGAATACTATGATGTAATGTTAAATTGGACAAAACTAATTGAACCAAAAGTTTCTAATGAAAGAAAATATACTTATCCTATAGAAACTACATCTAAAATTGTTAAAGCAATGGTTGAATATGAGAATACCCAAATTAAAAGTATATTTATGTTCTTACTAACAGGTAGAAGAATTGGTGAAGTTATATCACTTAAATATGAAAATATTAATTGGAATAATCATACTTTTAAAATTGATGCTAAAGATGTAAAAAATAAAATAGAACTTGAGTTTATTTTAACTCCAATATTAGCTGATGCAATAAAAAGTTTAGGGGAAGTTAAAGCAACTGGTAAGGTATTTAAATATACTGCTAAATGGGTTTTAAAACTATTTAAAGAACTAACTGCATCTATGGGCATACATGACTTAGTTCTTCATGACATACGTTCAATGGTAGCACAGACATCTTTAAATGCTGGTGCAGATGTATATGATGTAAGTTCAATGTTAGGTCATAAATCAATTAGAACAACAGAACAAAGATATGTTAACAAAACAAAAGAAAATGCTATTAAAGCACAAGATACATTTACTAAAACTATTGGGATAAGTTCTGATATTATCGATGTAGAAGTTATGGAACCAACAAATGATAAGTTTAATTTAATTAAAAATATTTATCCAAATGTTAAGGATGAAGTTATTAAGCATGTAATAGATATTTTAGAAGGTAATTTTTTAAAATTTACATAATAATTAAAGGTTTCATTTCGATGGCATGCTGGATGATGCTTTAAACTTATGACTTCAAAAGTGATTTTTTTTGTTCAAAAAGTCCTTAGGATTTGAGAAAATCACTAAATTCTACTTCTTGAACACTTTTTGGAACAAATTATATGTCTAAACAAAGGTTATAAAACTAATAAGTTAGATTTTCTAATTTTGTTCCAAACCTTAGAGTTAGTGGAAAAAGTTTTAAAGTTGAAAAGGTTTGGTGTTCTATTGACTGTGGATTTGTATTTAATCCCCAAAATGTAGAAAATCAGATGATTAGTGGTATTAATTATGGATTAGCAACTCCTTTAAGTAGTGAGATTACTATCTCAAATGGTACTGCAGTACAAAACAACTTCTATGATTATACAGTTACAAGAGTTTCTGATGTTCCAGATATTCAAGTTAGTATTATAAATTCAGGTGAAAAAATTGGTGGTATTGGTGAGCCAGGTACTCCTCCTATATTAGCTGCTGTACCAAATGCAATTTTTGATGCTACTGGAAAATTATATACTTCAATGCCAATAAAAATGGGATAATTGATGTTTTTTGATAAAACAAATTTAAAGTTTATAGAAGACTTAAAACAAAGAGGCTTAGATATAGTATGTGTTAGTGTTACTGAAACAATAGGACACTGCTATGCTAAGCTTGGCAATATGATGTTTGTAAACTCTAAAGAGCAGTTTATAGGTGTTTTAGGAAGTCCTAGTTTACATGAAAAAATCATAGATTTAACAAAGCAGGCTTTAGAATCAAATAAATCAATTAGTTATGAGAATACTCCTAAAGATAAAAATTCAGCTCATGGTATCAGTAGCTATGAACTACAGCCTTTTTATTTTGAAAAGAATTATGACTCTTTAAGTAAATTACTTACTAAGCCTTATTCTCTT
Protein-coding sequences here:
- a CDS encoding PAS domain-containing sensor histidine kinase; protein product: MSNALKICLVYFTFSFLWIYFSDNLLLYLNLSNETLTFIQTIKGLAFIVITTLLLYILIKSTFLKIEKIVDEKEKIINTIASPIIIFNEDGEIIKLNKAVCEITGYSFKEIDHIKKWTKIDQDNKNSIVSTLSSLYNINETVDNGEFNIKTKDGKNLIWHFKSAPYGIRENKRVIISNALDVTQVRSKEKLLMQQSKMAAMGEVLENIAHQWRQPLSTISSASTGIKLQHELGVLKDEMFFESLDIINNSSQFLSKTIDDFRSFFKPDQEKQYFNFDDVFEKVKMIINNKFKNEEIELIKTSDETEVLNYSNALIQVLINIFNNSKDAFIENNIDKRVIFIDAYKEKDNLIIKIKDNAGGISKDIIDKVFEPYFTTKHKTHGTGIGLYMCEEIVTKHMQGKIEVQNEEFTFEGTKYKGTLFTIELALL
- a CDS encoding tyrosine-type recombinase/integrase; the encoded protein is MPNRYKIVLSNGSASNFYLLSDTEPRVDKDGNTKAPNSDFKIQIEVATQYNNKRVRGKKSYTMPRGTTMVKAIQSLQGKKAEIINKLKTNGSLKNKNIPVIVKGINSRKFKDCWKTYYQSRLSAEKIRESTFKAYEIMFNKYLKPLHNKNVDDITIQDVQAIVNKAKQKGLSASKISHIKPTIKPTLEYYDVMLNWTKLIEPKVSNERKYTYPIETTSKIVKAMVEYENTQIKSIFMFLLTGRRIGEVISLKYENINWNNHTFKIDAKDVKNKIELEFILTPILADAIKSLGEVKATGKVFKYTAKWVLKLFKELTASMGIHDLVLHDIRSMVAQTSLNAGADVYDVSSMLGHKSIRTTEQRYVNKTKENAIKAQDTFTKTIGISSDIIDVEVMEPTNDKFNLIKNIYPNVKDEVIKHVIDILEGNFLKFT